The following nucleotide sequence is from Saccharothrix texasensis.
TGCCCTCACCGTCGACCTGCCGAACGTGTTCCACACGTCCGCCCAGCTGCCCACCCCGATCACCTCGGTCGTGCTGCCCGCACCCGAACCGGTGAGAACGAGCGGCGGGCGCAAGGCGTTGAAGGTGCTCAGCACGATCTGGCTGAGCGTCAGCGCGCTGAACCTCGCCCTCTGGCTGCTCGTCAGCCTGCTCGGCGGCGACGGCTTCGTGCACCCGTGGTTCCTCTGGGTCGCGGTGCCACCTGGAGCCGTCCTCGGAGTCCTCTGGTGGAGCACTCACCCGCAACGGTAACGCTGTTACGGGTGAGTAGCATGACTGGCAGGGAGGTGGCGACGTGACCGTGCCCCACGAGCCCCACGAGCCCCACGAGCCCCACGAGCCCCACGAGCCCCACGAGCAGCCCGAGTCCTTCGAGTCCTTCACCCGCGCGGTGGACAACGACCGTGCCGCGACCGTCGAGGTGCTGTCCCGAGCCCACGCCGAGGGCAGGCTGACCCTGGCCGAGCTCGACGAGCGCACCCGCGCCGTCTACGAAGCGGGCACGTACGCCGAACTCGGCGCGCTGACCGCGGACCTGCCCCGTGACGCGCCCCACGGCCCCCGCACGTCTCGCTCGCCGCACGACACCCACTCGGCCCGGCAGCCCCACTCGCCGCAGCAGCCCGGCACGTCGTACCAGGCCCACGCGTCGTACCAGGCCCACACGTCCTATCAACCTCGCACGTCCTACCAACCCCCGACCCGCGCGCACCACGCACCACCACCGGAGCGACGACGCTGGAGCACGACGGCTAAGGTGATCGCAGGCGCCTGGTTCGCCGCGAGCTTCGTCAACTTCCTCATCTGGGGCATCATCAGCCTCTCCCTGGGCGAGGCCGTCTACCCCTGGTGGATCTGGGTCGCGGGACCGTGGGGGTTGCTCCTGCTGGTCGGTCACCAGGCTCGATTTGGGCGTTCGAGCTGACCCGCGTACTATGGAACGGTGGCGCACACGTCGCGCCGGTTCCGCCATGCCCGGGGATTTCCTCCCCGGAGGTGGCCAGGGTTCGCAAGGGCCTGGAGGAGTCGGGGTGCCGCGTGCCCCCACTTCAGAAGTAACACCCACCGTCACGAAACGCGGAGGACATGGGCAAGAAGGACGGGGCCATTGAGGTCGAGGGCCGCGTAGTCGAACCGCTCCCCAACGCGATGTTCCGCGTCGAGCTGGAGAACGGTCACAAGGTCCTGGCACACATCAGCGGCAAGATGCGTCAGCACTACATCCGCATCCTCCCTGAGGACCGGGTTGTCGTGGAGCTCTCGCCCTACGACCTGTCCCGCGGGCGCATCGTCTACCGCTACAAGTGACCTCCGACGCGCCCCAGCACGGGCACGTCGGCTGACGCAGGAGAAGCTCAGGCGTGAAGGTCCAGCCGAGCGTCAAGAAGATCTGCGACAAGTGCAAGGTGATCCGCCGCCACGGCCGGGTCATGGTGATCTGCGAGAACCTGCGCCACAAGCAGCGCCAGGGCTGAGCGGAGCACGACCAGCACGAGTCGAGTCTTCACCGGACGCGACCACGAGTAAGCCTCCTCGCACCTGCCGCGCACTGAGCACCGCGCGCGGCACACCCCCGGACTCCAGGCCGGGGCCGGGACACCGGTCGCGAGAGCGACCGGAACTGACACAGCGAGTCAGTCCCGGGATCGGGCGAGGAGCAGACCTGGAGCGACACCACTGTTAGGAGCAAGCGCCGTATGGCACGACTCGCTGGCGTCGACCTCCCCCGCGAAAAGCGGTTGGAGATCGCGCTCACCTACATCTTCGGCATCGGTCGGACGCGCTCGAAGGAGCTGCTGACCGCCACCGAGATCTCCCCGGACATCCGGGTGAAGGATCTCGGCGACGACGACCTGACGAAGCTGCGGGACTACATCGAGAACCACTTCAAGGTCGAGGGTGACCTCCGCCGCGAGGTTCAGGCCGACATCCGCCGGAAGATGGAAATCGGCTGCTACGAGGGGCTGCGCCACCGTCGCAACCTGCCCGTCCGCGGGCAGCGCACCAAGACGAACGCGCGCACTCGTAAGGGTCCGAAGAAGACCGTCGCCGGCAAGAAGAAGGCCGGAAAGAAGTAAGACCTCGCGTCTCCAGCTCTGACAAGTAGGAGTTCACCCAGACATGCCACCCAAGTCCCGCACGGGCGCCGGGGTCAAGAAGGTCCGGCGCAAGGAAAAGAAGAACGTCTCGCACGGCCAGGCGCACATCAAGAGCACGTTCAACAACACCATCGTGTCCATCACGGACCCGCTGGGCAACGTGATCAGCTGGGCGTCCGCCGGCCACGTCGGCTTCAAGGGCTCTCGCAAGTCCACGCCGTTCGCCGCGCAGATGGCCGCCGAGAACGCCGCCCGCAAGGCCGCCGAGCACGGTATGCGCAAGGTGGACGTGTTCGTGAAGGGCCCCGGCTCCGGCCGGGAGACCGCGATCCGTTCGCTGCAGGCCGCCGGCCTCGAGGTCGGCACCATCCAGGACGTGACCCCGCAGCCCCACAACGGCTGCCGCCCGCCCAAGCGGCGCCGGGTCTGAGGCACGGGGAGGAGTAAGACACTATGGCTCGCTATACCGGACCGGCCACTCGCATCTCGCGCCGTCTCAAGGTCGACCTCGTCGGCGGGGACCAGGCGTTCGAGCGTCGTCCTTACCCGCCCGGCCAGCACGGCCGCGGTCGGATCAAGGAGTCCGAGTACCTGCTGCAGTTGCAGGAGAAGCAGAAGGCCCGCTACACGTACGGCGTCCTGGAGAAGCAGTTCCGGCGCTACTACGAGGAAGCGGTTCGTCGTCCCGGCAAGACCGGTGAGAACCTGCTGCAGATCCTGGAGTCCCGGCTCGACAACGTGGTGTACCGCGCGGGTCTCGCGCGCACCCGTCGTCAGGCCCGCCAGCTGGTCAGCCACGGTCACTTCATCGTGAACGGCCAGAAGGTCAACATCCCGAGCTTCCGGGTGTCGAAGTTCGACATCATCGACGTGAAGCCGAAGTCGCTGCCCACGCTGCCCTTCGAGGCCGCGCGCGCTTCCTTCGGCGACCGGCCGATCCCGGCGTGGCTCCAGGTCGTGCAGAGCAACCTGCGCATCCTGGTCCACCAGCTGCCGGAGCGGGCGCAGATCGACACGCCCGTCACCGAGCAGCTCATCGTCGAGCTCTACTCGAAGTGATCCTCCTGGAGGGGCCGTCCGCGGCCCCTCCAGTCGGGTCCCGCGGCGGCGCGAAATGGTGTGCCGCATGCGTTTGCCGGTCTCCGCGACCGGCTTCCACGACGTCAAATAGCGGGCGTCGGGGTGAGAAGGGAAGAACCCAGTGCTGATTTCCCAGCGTCCCTCGCTCAGCGAGGAAGCGGTCAACGAGACCCGCTCCCGGTTCGTCATCGAGCCGCTGGAGCCGGGCTTCGGCTACACCCTCGGCAACTCGATTCGCCGCACCCTGCTGTCGTCCATCCCCGGCGCGGCCGTGACCAGCATCCGCATCGACGGTGTGCTGCACGAGTTCACGACCGTCCCCGGTGTGAAGGAAGACGTCACCGACATCATCCTCAACCTCAAGGAGCTGGTCGTCAGCTCCGAGGAGGACGAGCCGGTGACCATGTACCTGCGCAAGCAGGGGCCGGGCGCGGTGACCGCGGGCGACATCGTGCCTCCGGCCGGTGTCACCGTGCACAACCCCGACCTGCACATCGCCACCCTGAACGGCAAGGGCAAGCTGGAGATCGAGCTCGTGGTCGAGCGCGGTCGCGGCTACGTCCCCGCCGTGCAGAACAAGCAGGCCGGCGCCGAGATCGGCCGCATTCCGGTCGACTCGATCTACTCGCCCGTCATGAAGGTGACCTACAAGGTCGAGGCCACCCGTGTCGAGCAGCGGACCGACTTCGACAAGCTGATCCTCGACGTCGAGACCAAGCCGTCCATCACACCGCGCGACGCCGTCGCGTCGGCCGGTAAGACGCTGGTCGAGCTGTTCGGTCTCGCTCGCGAGCTGAACGTCGACGCCGAGGGCATCGAGATCGGCCCCTCGCCCGCCGAGGCGGACACCATCGCGGCGTTCGCGATGCCGATCGAGGACCTGGACCTCACCGTCCGGTCCTACAACTGCCTCAAGCGCGAGGGCATCCACACCGTGGGCGAGCTCGTCTCGCGCAGCGAGGCGGACCTGCTGGACATCCGCAACTTCGGCGCGAAGTCGATCGACGAGGTCAAGATGAAGCTCGTCGGTCTCGGCCTCGCGCTGAAGGACAGCCCCCCCGGGTTCGACCCGTCGGCCGCCGCGTCCGACTACCCCGCCGAAGGCTGGGGCACGGACACCGCCGTGGACACCCACGACGACGGCCAGGACTACGCGGAGACCGAGCAGCTCTGAGGTCGCTTAGCGGCCGGGCCGGAGCAGAGGATCAGAAAGAAATCCGAGGAGCAATTCGATGCCCACCCCCACCAAGGGACCCCGTCTCGGGGGCTCGCCGGCCCACGAGCGGCTGATGCTGGCCAACCTGGCCACGTCCCTGTTCACCCACGGTCGGATCACGACCACCGAGGCCAAGGCGAAGCGGCTGCGCCCGTACGCCGAGAAGCTGATCAGCAAGGCGAAGGTCGGTGACCTGCACAACCGTCGCGAGATCCTGAAGGTGATCCGCGACAAGGACATCGTGCACAAGCTGTTCGCCGAGATCGGCCCGCAGTTCGCCGACCGCCCCGGTGGCTACACCCGCATCACCAAGACGCTGCCGCGCAAGGGCGACAACGCCCCCATGGCCGTGATCGAGCTGATCGCGGAGTCCACCGTCACCTCCGAGGCGGAGCGCGCCCGCAAGACCAAGTTCGCCAAGGACGAGGCCACCCCCAAGAAGGACACGGCGGCGGCCACGACCGAGGAGACCAAGGTCGAGGACGCCGACCAGGACGCGGACGCGCCCGAGTCGGCCACCAAGGACGCCGCCGAGGAGCCCGCCGAGGGCGCTTCGGACGAGGCCGCTGAGGCCCCGAAGGCCGAGGACAAGAAGGACGAGTCCTGACGGACGCGCACTTCACCGACGAGCCCGTCGTTCCCGCTGGGGACGACGGGCTCGTTCGTGTGCGACTGGACCTGGCCTACGACGGCACCGGGTTCTCCGGGTGGGCGCGCCAGCCCGACCGCCGCACCGTGTGCGGGGTGCTGGAGGACACCATGTCGACGGTGCTGCGCGAAGACGTGCAGCTCACCGTGGCGGGGCGCACGGACGCGGGCGTGCACGCGTCGGGGCAGGTGGCGCACGTCGACCTGCCGGCCTCGGTGGACGTCGCGGGCCTGCCGAAGCGCCTGGCCCGCGCGCTGCCCCCGGACGTCCGGGTGTTCTCGGCGCGGGTGGCGCCGACCGAGTTCGACGCCCGGTTCGCCGCGTTGCGCCGGCACTACGAGTACCGGGTCACCGATGCCGCGTCCGGGGCGCACCCGTTGCGGCGGCTGGACACGCTGGCCTGGCCGCGTCCGCTGGACCTGGACGCGTTGAACAGCGCGTCGCGGCTGTTGTTGGGCGAACGGGACTTCTGCGCGTTCTGCAAGCGGCGTGAGGGCGCGACGACGATCCGCGAGCTGCAACGCCTGGAGTGGGTGCGCGACGGGGCCGTGCTGACCGCGCACGTGTCCGCGGACGCGTTCTGCCACTCGATGGTCCGCAGCCTGGTCGGCGCGCTGCTGGCGGTGGGCGAGGGGCGCAAGCCGGTGGGCTGGCCCGCGTCGCTGCTGACGCTGACCGCGCGGTCCAGCGAGGTCACGGTCGCGCCGCCGCACGGGTTGTCGCTGGTCCGGGTCGACTACCCGGCCGACGACGAGCTCGCCGCGCGGGCCGCCGTCACGCGGAACGTGCGCGGCGCGGTGACCGCGACCGGCGTGCCGACCAGCTGAGCCAGGCCACACCGCCCAGCGGTATCTCCGCCAGGTACGTGAAGAACGCGAACAGCAGCACGCCCGCCACGGCCGGCGCGGCGGGCGTGCCCAGGCCGACCAGCAACGCGATGGTGCCGTTCTCGGTGACGCCGACGCCGCCGGGCGTGACCACGGCCAGCGTGAGCAGCCTGCTCACCGCGAACGCCGCCACCGTCGGCCCGGGTCCCAGGTGGACGCCGGCGGCGGCCAGGCACCACCACAGCAGCACGGCTTGCAGCAGCAGGTAGGCGAGCATGCCGGCGGTCATCCGCCACCACCCGGCCCGCACGACCTCACCGGTCTGCCGGCGCAGCCGCAGCAGGAACCGGGTGGCCCGACCGCCGAGGAGCTTGCCGGACCAGCGCAGGCGCGTCAGGACGACCACGGCCAGGCCCGCCCCGACCGCCGTGGCCACCGCCGCGACCAGCACACCGCCGCCGATCACCGCCGCGCCCTGCACGGCCAGCGCGAGCAGCGGCAGCGCCGCCCGGGACAGCGCGTTCCACAGGCCGGTGACGATCGCCGACGTGGTGATCGCCCGCGCGGAGTGGCCCCAGCTCGACGCCATCACCGCGGTCACCGCCACCCCGGCCGCGCCGCCGAACGGCAGCACGTTGCTGACCGCGCTGCCCGCCGCGTTCAGGCTGAACGCCTGGACGTGGCTCAGGCCGGGCAGCGAGGCGGTGAGCACGTAGGTGTAGGCCCAGAGCCCGGCCAGCCACAGCGCGGTCAACCCCAG
It contains:
- the rpsK gene encoding 30S ribosomal protein S11, producing the protein MPPKSRTGAGVKKVRRKEKKNVSHGQAHIKSTFNNTIVSITDPLGNVISWASAGHVGFKGSRKSTPFAAQMAAENAARKAAEHGMRKVDVFVKGPGSGRETAIRSLQAAGLEVGTIQDVTPQPHNGCRPPKRRRV
- a CDS encoding DUF1707 SHOCT-like domain-containing protein, with amino-acid sequence MTVPHEPHEPHEPHEPHEPHEQPESFESFTRAVDNDRAATVEVLSRAHAEGRLTLAELDERTRAVYEAGTYAELGALTADLPRDAPHGPRTSRSPHDTHSARQPHSPQQPGTSYQAHASYQAHTSYQPRTSYQPPTRAHHAPPPERRRWSTTAKVIAGAWFAASFVNFLIWGIISLSLGEAVYPWWIWVAGPWGLLLLVGHQARFGRSS
- a CDS encoding DNA-directed RNA polymerase subunit alpha; its protein translation is MLISQRPSLSEEAVNETRSRFVIEPLEPGFGYTLGNSIRRTLLSSIPGAAVTSIRIDGVLHEFTTVPGVKEDVTDIILNLKELVVSSEEDEPVTMYLRKQGPGAVTAGDIVPPAGVTVHNPDLHIATLNGKGKLEIELVVERGRGYVPAVQNKQAGAEIGRIPVDSIYSPVMKVTYKVEATRVEQRTDFDKLILDVETKPSITPRDAVASAGKTLVELFGLARELNVDAEGIEIGPSPAEADTIAAFAMPIEDLDLTVRSYNCLKREGIHTVGELVSRSEADLLDIRNFGAKSIDEVKMKLVGLGLALKDSPPGFDPSAAASDYPAEGWGTDTAVDTHDDGQDYAETEQL
- the rpsM gene encoding 30S ribosomal protein S13, whose product is MARLAGVDLPREKRLEIALTYIFGIGRTRSKELLTATEISPDIRVKDLGDDDLTKLRDYIENHFKVEGDLRREVQADIRRKMEIGCYEGLRHRRNLPVRGQRTKTNARTRKGPKKTVAGKKKAGKK
- the rplQ gene encoding 50S ribosomal protein L17 — protein: MPTPTKGPRLGGSPAHERLMLANLATSLFTHGRITTTEAKAKRLRPYAEKLISKAKVGDLHNRREILKVIRDKDIVHKLFAEIGPQFADRPGGYTRITKTLPRKGDNAPMAVIELIAESTVTSEAERARKTKFAKDEATPKKDTAAATTEETKVEDADQDADAPESATKDAAEEPAEGASDEAAEAPKAEDKKDES
- the rpmJ gene encoding 50S ribosomal protein L36, translating into MKVQPSVKKICDKCKVIRRHGRVMVICENLRHKQRQG
- a CDS encoding lysylphosphatidylglycerol synthase domain-containing protein; translation: MRRWSRIAASLASLGLAAWLVVALVPAVGGVAWTAVAEQLRAVGPGTALGLTALWLAGLWAYTYVLTASLPGLSHVQAFSLNAAGSAVSNVLPFGGAAGVAVTAVMASSWGHSARAITTSAIVTGLWNALSRAALPLLALAVQGAAVIGGGVLVAAVATAVGAGLAVVVLTRLRWSGKLLGGRATRFLLRLRRQTGEVVRAGWWRMTAGMLAYLLLQAVLLWWCLAAAGVHLGPGPTVAAFAVSRLLTLAVVTPGGVGVTENGTIALLVGLGTPAAPAVAGVLLFAFFTYLAEIPLGGVAWLSWSARRSRSPRRARSA
- a CDS encoding DUF1707 SHOCT-like domain-containing protein; its protein translation is MTQPVRPEDMRASDAERELVQQWLHRAHADGSLDLAEFDARVVRTWESKTRGDLAALTVDLPNVFHTSAQLPTPITSVVLPAPEPVRTSGGRKALKVLSTIWLSVSALNLALWLLVSLLGGDGFVHPWFLWVAVPPGAVLGVLWWSTHPQR
- the infA gene encoding translation initiation factor IF-1 — translated: MGKKDGAIEVEGRVVEPLPNAMFRVELENGHKVLAHISGKMRQHYIRILPEDRVVVELSPYDLSRGRIVYRYK
- the rpsD gene encoding 30S ribosomal protein S4, whose protein sequence is MARYTGPATRISRRLKVDLVGGDQAFERRPYPPGQHGRGRIKESEYLLQLQEKQKARYTYGVLEKQFRRYYEEAVRRPGKTGENLLQILESRLDNVVYRAGLARTRRQARQLVSHGHFIVNGQKVNIPSFRVSKFDIIDVKPKSLPTLPFEAARASFGDRPIPAWLQVVQSNLRILVHQLPERAQIDTPVTEQLIVELYSK
- the truA gene encoding tRNA pseudouridine(38-40) synthase TruA; translation: MRLDLAYDGTGFSGWARQPDRRTVCGVLEDTMSTVLREDVQLTVAGRTDAGVHASGQVAHVDLPASVDVAGLPKRLARALPPDVRVFSARVAPTEFDARFAALRRHYEYRVTDAASGAHPLRRLDTLAWPRPLDLDALNSASRLLLGERDFCAFCKRREGATTIRELQRLEWVRDGAVLTAHVSADAFCHSMVRSLVGALLAVGEGRKPVGWPASLLTLTARSSEVTVAPPHGLSLVRVDYPADDELAARAAVTRNVRGAVTATGVPTS